A genomic segment from Synchiropus splendidus isolate RoL2022-P1 chromosome 18, RoL_Sspl_1.0, whole genome shotgun sequence encodes:
- the l3mbtl1 gene encoding lethal(3)malignant brain tumor-like protein 1 isoform X1, producing the protein MSAKINIDASAKEVDGPPLAPPTSSPSETVFICGTDIAVKKARPPPHTTTTTTLLLPAAVPGHQKVEVTPTIAVGESSKAPRSNETIAPTLTAQVGGACSIVHVLEWKEGMAILPSSNLKFCVSDVGTLSTLIAPGTTTSTTEPAAVAAAGTSGSLTNAEVSSTDKPECLHPPPEVSVPLSVDRALEPERLLQIKPDVQITPSQQNHDPRAQRAYAEELRRDNITEKRILGVEKVPAGGRMSALHLDHMKPMRKRKRKDYMSPSEEDSDVEGMDDKMDDSKADSRHFRGGGDSKTELWTWSQYLEETKSVAAPVQLFQETQRVPTVKNGFKQGMKLEGIDPQHPSMYFVLTVAEVCGYRLRLHFDGYSDCHDFWVNANSPDIHPAGWCESTGHKLQTPKGCKEEEFTWTNYLRMTKAQVAPKEVFASPGRMDVNCGFEIGMKLEAVDRMNPSLICVATITDVVDGRFLVHFDNWDDTYDYWCDTSSPYIHPIGWCNERNLPLTPPQDYPDQALFSWSHYLQETGAKAVAPEAFNVRPPHNFQPQMKLEAVDKRSPGLIRVATVEEVETHRIKVHYDGWSHVYDEWMDSDHPDIHPAGWCEATGHPLKVAPRDSSAVPSHGQREIPAAPQPTYPSSVPYKPISQHRTNKYSFHNRKCPTPGCDGTGHVTGRFTAHHCISGCPLAERNQGRLKADLSDSECKRNLFFGQRSKKTHYRGRIGRPPKCRKTQQRDYQDMSSEGVYPSLFMSALSGQSDRTLSLCWEQHCKLLPGVQGIYASQVAAWSVEEVFKFVQNLIGCEDQARLFKDEMIDGEAFLLLTQADIVKIMSIKLGPALKISNAILMFKSTDEGLM; encoded by the exons ATGAGTGCCAAAATTAACATAGACGCCTCAGCCAAAGAGGTTGACGGCCCTCCTTTGGCTCCTCCCACCTCCTCACCCAGTGAAACAGTCTTCATCTGTGGGACTGACATTGCTGTGAAAAAGGCTCGACCTCCGCCGCACACCACCACGACCACCACCTTGCTCCTCCCAG CTGCAGTGCCTGGACACCAAAAAGTGGAGGTGACTCCAACTATTGCGGTGGGTGAATCCAGTAAAGCACCCAGGTCCAATGAGACAATCGCACCCACCCTGACCGCACAAGTGGGAGGAGCCTGCAGCATCGTTCATGTCCTGGAATGGAAGGAAGGCATGGCGATTCTTCCGAGCAGCAACCTAAAG TTCTGTGTCAGCGATGTGGGAACACTGAGCACTCTGATCGCCCCGGggaccaccaccagcaccacagAACCTGCAGCAGTCGCAGCTGCAGGCACTTCAGGGAGTTTGACCAATGCAGAAGTCTCTTCAACAGACAAGCCAG AGTGTCTACATCCACCCCCAGAAGTGTCTGTTCCGCTCTCTGTCGACCGAGCGCTGGAGCCAGAGAGGTTACTGCAGATCAAACCTGATGTCCAGATCACTCCGAGCCAGCAGAACCATGACCCCCGAGCTCAGCGGGCCTATGCGGAGGAGTTGCGCAGAGACAACATCACTGAGAA GAGGATTCTCGGAGTGGAAAAGGTTCCAGCAGGCGGCAGAATGTCCGCCCTTCACCTCGATCACATGAAGcccatgaggaagaggaagaggaaggactACATGAGTCCTTCGGAGGAAGACTCCGATGTTGAGGGCATG GATGACAAAATGGATGATTCCAAAGCAGACAGTCGACACTTCAGAGGAG GAGGAGACAGCAAGACAGAGCTCTGGACCTGGTCACAGTATCTGGAGGAAACAAAGTCAGTAGCTGCTCCAGTCCAGCTTTTTCAAGAG ACACAAAGAGTGCCAACGGTGAAAAACGGTTTCAAACAAGGCATGAAACTTGAAGGGATTGACCCTCAGCATCCGTCCATGTACTTCGTTCTCACTGTGGCTGAG GTGTGTGGTTACCGGCTGCGTCTCCATTTTGACGGCTACTCTGACTGCCACGACTTTTGGGTCAATGCAAACTCTCCAGACATCCACCCTGCTGGCTGGTGTGAGAGCACCGGACACAAGTTGCAAACTCCCAAAG GCTGCAAAGAGGAAGAGTTCACTTGGACGAACTACCTGAGAATGACTAAAGCACAAGTGGCTCCCAAGGAAGTCTTTGCGAGTCCGGGAAGG ATGGATGTGAATTGTGGCTTCGAAATAGGAATGAAGCTGGAGGCTGTGGACCGGATGAACCCTTCTCTCATCTGTGTAGCCACCATCACGGATGTTGTTGATGGTCGCTTCCTCGTTCACTTTGACAACTGGGATGACACCTATGACTATTG GTGTGACACCAGCAGTCCCTATATTCACCCGATCGGCTGGTGTAACGAAAGAAACTTGCCGCTCACGCCGCCGCAAG ATTATCCCGACCAAGCCTTGTTCTCCTGGTCTCACTACCTGCAGGAGACTGGAGCTAAGGCTGTGGCTCCTGAGGCGTTCAACGTG CGCCCCCCTCACAATTTCCAACCGCAGATGAAGCTGGAAGCCGTCGACAAGAGGAGTCCGGGTTTGATCCGCGTGgccacagtggaggaggtggagacccACAGAATCAAG GTCCACTATGATGGCTGGAGTCATGTCTATGATGAGTGGATGGACTCGGATCACCCTGACATCCACCCAGCAGGCTGGTGTGAGGCCACAGGCCACCCACTCAAGGTTGCGCCCCGGGACTCCAGCGCAGTTCCATCTCATG GTCAAAGAGAGATTCCTGCCGCCCCCCAGCCCACCTACCCCTCCTCAGTTCCCTATAAACCCATCAGCCAACACAGAACCAACAAGTACAGTTTCCACAACAG gaaGTGTCCCACACCGGGCTGTGATGGCACGGGTCATGTGACAGGACGCTTTACTGCCCACCACTGCATATCTGGCTGCCCGCTGGCTGAGCGGAACCAAGGCCGGCTGAAAGCGGACCTGTCCGACTCTGAGTGTAAACGGAACCTGTTCTTCGGTCAGAGGAGCAAGAAGACACACTACCGCGGCAG AATTGGCCGTCCTCCCAAGTGCAGGAAGACTCAGCAGAGAGACTATCAAG ACATGTCCTCAGAAGGAGTGTACCCGTCTCTGTTCATGTCGGCACTGAGCGGTCAGTCCGACAGAACCTTATCTCTCTGCTGGGAGCAGCATTGTAAGCTGTTGCCCGGTGTGCAGGGCATTTACGCCAGCCAGGTGGCAGCGTGGAGCGTTGAAGAG GTCTTCAAGTTTGTGCAAAACCTAATCGGCTGTGAAGACCAAGCTCGGCTCTTTAAAGATGAG ATGATCGATGGCGAAGccttcctgctgctcactcagGCTGACATTGTCAAGATCATGAGCATCAAGCTGGGCCCCGCACTCAAGATCTCCAACGCCATCCTCATGTTCAAGAGCACAGATGAGGGTCTCATGTGA
- the l3mbtl1 gene encoding lethal(3)malignant brain tumor-like protein 1 isoform X2: MSAKINIDASAKEVDGPPLAPPTSSPSETVFICGTDIAVKKARPPPHTTTTTTLLLPAAVPGHQKVEVTPTIAVGESSKAPRSNETIAPTLTAQVGGACSIVHVLEWKEGMAILPSSNLKFCVSDVGTLSTLIAPGTTTSTTEPAAVAAAGTSGSLTNAEVSSTDKPECLHPPPEVSVPLSVDRALEPERLLQIKPDVQITPSQQNHDPRAQRAYAEELRRDNITEKRILGVEKVPAGGRMSALHLDHMKPMRKRKRKDYMSPSEEDSDVEGMDDKMDDSKADSRHFRGGGDSKTELWTWSQYLEETKSVAAPVQLFQETQRVPTVKNGFKQGMKLEGIDPQHPSMYFVLTVAEVCGYRLRLHFDGYSDCHDFWVNANSPDIHPAGWCESTGHKLQTPKGCKEEEFTWTNYLRMTKAQVAPKEVFASPGRMDVNCGFEIGMKLEAVDRMNPSLICVATITDVVDGRFLVHFDNWDDTYDYWCDTSSPYIHPIGWCNERNLPLTPPQDYPDQALFSWSHYLQETGAKAVAPEAFNVRPPHNFQPQMKLEAVDKRSPGLIRVATVEEVETHRIKVHYDGWSHVYDEWMDSDHPDIHPAGWCEATGHPLKVAPRDSSAVPSHGQREIPAAPQPTYPSSVPYKPISQHRTNKKCPTPGCDGTGHVTGRFTAHHCISGCPLAERNQGRLKADLSDSECKRNLFFGQRSKKTHYRGRIGRPPKCRKTQQRDYQDMSSEGVYPSLFMSALSGQSDRTLSLCWEQHCKLLPGVQGIYASQVAAWSVEEVFKFVQNLIGCEDQARLFKDEMIDGEAFLLLTQADIVKIMSIKLGPALKISNAILMFKSTDEGLM, encoded by the exons ATGAGTGCCAAAATTAACATAGACGCCTCAGCCAAAGAGGTTGACGGCCCTCCTTTGGCTCCTCCCACCTCCTCACCCAGTGAAACAGTCTTCATCTGTGGGACTGACATTGCTGTGAAAAAGGCTCGACCTCCGCCGCACACCACCACGACCACCACCTTGCTCCTCCCAG CTGCAGTGCCTGGACACCAAAAAGTGGAGGTGACTCCAACTATTGCGGTGGGTGAATCCAGTAAAGCACCCAGGTCCAATGAGACAATCGCACCCACCCTGACCGCACAAGTGGGAGGAGCCTGCAGCATCGTTCATGTCCTGGAATGGAAGGAAGGCATGGCGATTCTTCCGAGCAGCAACCTAAAG TTCTGTGTCAGCGATGTGGGAACACTGAGCACTCTGATCGCCCCGGggaccaccaccagcaccacagAACCTGCAGCAGTCGCAGCTGCAGGCACTTCAGGGAGTTTGACCAATGCAGAAGTCTCTTCAACAGACAAGCCAG AGTGTCTACATCCACCCCCAGAAGTGTCTGTTCCGCTCTCTGTCGACCGAGCGCTGGAGCCAGAGAGGTTACTGCAGATCAAACCTGATGTCCAGATCACTCCGAGCCAGCAGAACCATGACCCCCGAGCTCAGCGGGCCTATGCGGAGGAGTTGCGCAGAGACAACATCACTGAGAA GAGGATTCTCGGAGTGGAAAAGGTTCCAGCAGGCGGCAGAATGTCCGCCCTTCACCTCGATCACATGAAGcccatgaggaagaggaagaggaaggactACATGAGTCCTTCGGAGGAAGACTCCGATGTTGAGGGCATG GATGACAAAATGGATGATTCCAAAGCAGACAGTCGACACTTCAGAGGAG GAGGAGACAGCAAGACAGAGCTCTGGACCTGGTCACAGTATCTGGAGGAAACAAAGTCAGTAGCTGCTCCAGTCCAGCTTTTTCAAGAG ACACAAAGAGTGCCAACGGTGAAAAACGGTTTCAAACAAGGCATGAAACTTGAAGGGATTGACCCTCAGCATCCGTCCATGTACTTCGTTCTCACTGTGGCTGAG GTGTGTGGTTACCGGCTGCGTCTCCATTTTGACGGCTACTCTGACTGCCACGACTTTTGGGTCAATGCAAACTCTCCAGACATCCACCCTGCTGGCTGGTGTGAGAGCACCGGACACAAGTTGCAAACTCCCAAAG GCTGCAAAGAGGAAGAGTTCACTTGGACGAACTACCTGAGAATGACTAAAGCACAAGTGGCTCCCAAGGAAGTCTTTGCGAGTCCGGGAAGG ATGGATGTGAATTGTGGCTTCGAAATAGGAATGAAGCTGGAGGCTGTGGACCGGATGAACCCTTCTCTCATCTGTGTAGCCACCATCACGGATGTTGTTGATGGTCGCTTCCTCGTTCACTTTGACAACTGGGATGACACCTATGACTATTG GTGTGACACCAGCAGTCCCTATATTCACCCGATCGGCTGGTGTAACGAAAGAAACTTGCCGCTCACGCCGCCGCAAG ATTATCCCGACCAAGCCTTGTTCTCCTGGTCTCACTACCTGCAGGAGACTGGAGCTAAGGCTGTGGCTCCTGAGGCGTTCAACGTG CGCCCCCCTCACAATTTCCAACCGCAGATGAAGCTGGAAGCCGTCGACAAGAGGAGTCCGGGTTTGATCCGCGTGgccacagtggaggaggtggagacccACAGAATCAAG GTCCACTATGATGGCTGGAGTCATGTCTATGATGAGTGGATGGACTCGGATCACCCTGACATCCACCCAGCAGGCTGGTGTGAGGCCACAGGCCACCCACTCAAGGTTGCGCCCCGGGACTCCAGCGCAGTTCCATCTCATG GTCAAAGAGAGATTCCTGCCGCCCCCCAGCCCACCTACCCCTCCTCAGTTCCCTATAAACCCATCAGCCAACACAGAACCAACAA gaaGTGTCCCACACCGGGCTGTGATGGCACGGGTCATGTGACAGGACGCTTTACTGCCCACCACTGCATATCTGGCTGCCCGCTGGCTGAGCGGAACCAAGGCCGGCTGAAAGCGGACCTGTCCGACTCTGAGTGTAAACGGAACCTGTTCTTCGGTCAGAGGAGCAAGAAGACACACTACCGCGGCAG AATTGGCCGTCCTCCCAAGTGCAGGAAGACTCAGCAGAGAGACTATCAAG ACATGTCCTCAGAAGGAGTGTACCCGTCTCTGTTCATGTCGGCACTGAGCGGTCAGTCCGACAGAACCTTATCTCTCTGCTGGGAGCAGCATTGTAAGCTGTTGCCCGGTGTGCAGGGCATTTACGCCAGCCAGGTGGCAGCGTGGAGCGTTGAAGAG GTCTTCAAGTTTGTGCAAAACCTAATCGGCTGTGAAGACCAAGCTCGGCTCTTTAAAGATGAG ATGATCGATGGCGAAGccttcctgctgctcactcagGCTGACATTGTCAAGATCATGAGCATCAAGCTGGGCCCCGCACTCAAGATCTCCAACGCCATCCTCATGTTCAAGAGCACAGATGAGGGTCTCATGTGA
- the LOC128749310 gene encoding serine/arginine-rich splicing factor 6-like, producing MPRVYLGRLSYHVREKDVDRFFSGYGKLLEIDLKNGYGFVEFEDNRDADDAVYELNGKELCGERVIVEHARGPRRDRDRDGSGGGFWGGGRSSGFSSRGRPTRDKYGPPVRTDYRLIVENLSSRCSWQDLKDFMRQAGEVTFADAHKERTNEGVIEFRSYSDMKRAIDKLDGTDINGRKIRLVEDKSRRRRSYSGSRSRSRSRRRSRSRSSRSRSRSRSRSPRKSRSKSGGRKSRSRSRKSRSGSHKSKSHSRSAERKSKSRSRSAERKSRSRSRSAERKSKSRSRSAEQKSRSRSKSRSKVKSERDSRSRSREITEDNKKPRSRSASPMENGREAHAAKSASRSPSPQEDSRRSKSRENRSASRSKSRSRSRSRSPSQE from the exons ATGCCTCGTGTTTATCTTGGGCGACTGAGCTACCACGTCCGCGAAAAGGACGTCGATAGATTTTTCAGTGGTTATGGCAAACTGCTGGAAATAGATCTGAAAAATGG GTACGGATTCGTGGAGTTTGAAGACAATCGTGACGCCGACGATGCTGTGTACGAGCTGAATGGGAAGGAGTTGTGCGGAGAGCGGGTGATCGTGGAGCACGCCCGGGGGCCACGGAGAGATCGGGATCGAGACGGCTCCGGTGGGGGTTTCTGGGGTGGTGGGCGCA GCAGTGGTTTCAGCAGCCGCGGCCGCCCCACCAGAGACAAGTATGGACCCCCTGTTCGTACTGACTACCGTCTGATAGTGGAGAACCTGTCCAGCCGCTGCAGCTGGCAGGACCTGAAG GATTTCATGCGTCAGGCTGGTGAGGTGACCTTTGCTGATGCACACAAGGAGCGAACCAACGAAGGGGTGATAGAGTTCCGATCCTACTCTGATATGAAGAGGGCTATTGACAAGCTTGATGGGACAGACATCAATGGAAGGAAGATTCGCCTTGTGGAGGACAAGTCTCGTCGCCGCAGGTCTTACTCTGGAAGCCGCTCCAG GTCCCGAAGTCGTCGTCGCTCTCGCAGCAGGAGCTCCAGGAGTCGATCCAGATCTCGCTCCAG ATCTCCGAGAAAGTCTCGCTCCAAGTCTGGTGGCAGAAAATCTCGCTCTCGCAGCCGCAAGTCCCGTTCAGGATCTCACAAATCCAAGTCTCACTCCCGATCCGCGGAGCGGAAATCCAAGTCTCGCTCCCGATCCGCAGAGCGAAAATCCAGGTCTCGCTCCCGATCCGCAGAGCGGAAATCCAAGTCTCGCTCCCGATCTGCAGAGCAGAAATCCAGGTCTCGCTCCAAGAGTCGCTCCAAAGTGAAGTCTGAGCGTGACTCACGGAGCCGTTCGAGAGAGATCACAGAGGACAACAAGAAGCCTCGCAGTCGCTCTGCTTCCCCCATGGAAAATGGCCGGGAGGCACACGCAGCTAAGTCTGCTTCCCGTTCCCCATCACCGCAGGAAGACAGCCGTCGGTCAAAGTCGAGAGAGAACCGCTCGGCCTCCCGCTCCAAGTCTCGCTCCCGGTCCAGATCCAGATCGCCCTCTCAGGAGTAG
- the eif2s2 gene encoding eukaryotic translation initiation factor 2 subunit 2 isoform X2: MSGDEMIFDPNMTKKKKKKKKPFMLDEEGGEGLGGEEVKEVETKEAEPEAAEDKEVDFDEDEGRKKEPSDDLNDLNFFNQKKKKKKSKKLFENDVEEGMKELKIEGEQTEAMDDALEKDDALEDDEGKNNDGISFVSSTGPAWAGSERDYTYDELLNRVFNIMREKNPDMVAGEKRKFVMKPPQVVRVGTKKTSFVNFTDICKLLHRQPKHLLAFLLAELGTSGSIDGNNQLVIKGRFQQKQIENVLRRYIKEYVTCHTCRSPETILQKDTRLYFLQCETCHSRCSVASIKTGFQAVTGKRAQLRAKAN; the protein is encoded by the exons ATGTCCGGAGACGAG ATGATTTTTGATCCCAACATGaccaagaaaaagaagaagaagaagaagcccttCATGTTGGATGAGGAAGGCGGAGAGGGGTTAGGAGGAGAAGAGGTAAAAGAGGTGGAGACAAAGGAGGCAGAACCAGAAGCAGCCGAGGACAAGGAGGTGGACTTTGATGAAGACGAAGGCAGgaaaaaag AACCCTCTGACGATCTGAATGATCTTAACTTCTTCaaccagaagaaaaagaagaaaaaaagcaaaaagttaTTTGAAAATGACGTTGAAGAGGGAATGAAG GAGCTTAAAATCGAAGGCGAGCAAACGGAGGCGATGGATGACGCGCTGGAGAAGGATGATG CTTTGGAGGATGACGAAGGAAAGAACAATGATGGCATCTCATTCGTTTCGTCCACTGGTCCCGCATGGGCTGGGTCGGAGAGGGACTACACTTATGATGAG CTCCTGAACAGAGTATTCAACATCATGAGGGAGAAGAACCCTGACATGGTTGCCGGAGAGAAGCGAAAGTTTGTAATGAAGCCTCCTCAAGTAGTCCGAGTGGGAACCAAGAAAACTTCCTTTGTCAACTTCACAGATATCTGCAAACT GTTGCATCGTCAGCCAAAACATCTTCTCGCTTTCCTGTTGGCTGAGCTGGGAACAAG CGGTTCCATAGATGGAAATAACCAGCTGGTGATTAAAGGAAGATTTCAACAGAAACAAATAGAAAATGTCTTGAGAAGATATATCA AGGAGTATGTGACGTGTCACACCTGCCGCTCTCCAGAGACCATCCTGCAGAAAGACACTCGGCTGTATTTCCTGCAATGCGAGACATGTCACTCACGTTGCTCTGTCGCTAGCATCAAGACCGGCTTCCAGGCTGTGACGGGCAAGAGGGCGCAGCTCCGAGCCAAAGCCAACTAA
- the eif2s2 gene encoding eukaryotic translation initiation factor 2 subunit 2 isoform X1 — MSGDEMIFDPNMTKKKKKKKKPFMLDEEGGEGLGGEEVKEVETKEAEPEAAEDKEVDFDEDEGRKKVRFAFPATEPSDDLNDLNFFNQKKKKKKSKKLFENDVEEGMKELKIEGEQTEAMDDALEKDDALEDDEGKNNDGISFVSSTGPAWAGSERDYTYDELLNRVFNIMREKNPDMVAGEKRKFVMKPPQVVRVGTKKTSFVNFTDICKLLHRQPKHLLAFLLAELGTSGSIDGNNQLVIKGRFQQKQIENVLRRYIKEYVTCHTCRSPETILQKDTRLYFLQCETCHSRCSVASIKTGFQAVTGKRAQLRAKAN, encoded by the exons ATGTCCGGAGACGAG ATGATTTTTGATCCCAACATGaccaagaaaaagaagaagaagaagaagcccttCATGTTGGATGAGGAAGGCGGAGAGGGGTTAGGAGGAGAAGAGGTAAAAGAGGTGGAGACAAAGGAGGCAGAACCAGAAGCAGCCGAGGACAAGGAGGTGGACTTTGATGAAGACGAAGGCAGgaaaaaag TCAGGTTTGCTTTTCCTGCTACAGAACCCTCTGACGATCTGAATGATCTTAACTTCTTCaaccagaagaaaaagaagaaaaaaagcaaaaagttaTTTGAAAATGACGTTGAAGAGGGAATGAAG GAGCTTAAAATCGAAGGCGAGCAAACGGAGGCGATGGATGACGCGCTGGAGAAGGATGATG CTTTGGAGGATGACGAAGGAAAGAACAATGATGGCATCTCATTCGTTTCGTCCACTGGTCCCGCATGGGCTGGGTCGGAGAGGGACTACACTTATGATGAG CTCCTGAACAGAGTATTCAACATCATGAGGGAGAAGAACCCTGACATGGTTGCCGGAGAGAAGCGAAAGTTTGTAATGAAGCCTCCTCAAGTAGTCCGAGTGGGAACCAAGAAAACTTCCTTTGTCAACTTCACAGATATCTGCAAACT GTTGCATCGTCAGCCAAAACATCTTCTCGCTTTCCTGTTGGCTGAGCTGGGAACAAG CGGTTCCATAGATGGAAATAACCAGCTGGTGATTAAAGGAAGATTTCAACAGAAACAAATAGAAAATGTCTTGAGAAGATATATCA AGGAGTATGTGACGTGTCACACCTGCCGCTCTCCAGAGACCATCCTGCAGAAAGACACTCGGCTGTATTTCCTGCAATGCGAGACATGTCACTCACGTTGCTCTGTCGCTAGCATCAAGACCGGCTTCCAGGCTGTGACGGGCAAGAGGGCGCAGCTCCGAGCCAAAGCCAACTAA